Proteins encoded by one window of Drosophila ananassae strain 14024-0371.13 chromosome Y unlocalized genomic scaffold, ASM1763931v2 tig00000259, whole genome shotgun sequence:
- the LOC123258279 gene encoding uncharacterized protein LOC123258279, whose amino-acid sequence MHGSCTGAMPKTNSKLTISDSSTTNSELPADVQHPIILPKSHRITKLILELEHRIHLHPGVSALFVSERYWVFGARNLIRKITHDCLKCFRQRQHTSHQVMSDLPSVRVRQAFPFANTGCDYAGPITLKVHKGRNPRKEKGYICLFVCLATSALRLELATDLTTDTFLAVLRRFISRRGKCSQMYSDNGRNFVGAKRALNKMQTLLKSDEHNNTVLKALADKLHLHRVIGKNDLTFEKMHTLLAQIEAVVNSRPLFSTSDTKVNYLSPAHFLIGRPYTTVPRQATDSSYAARILETWNILHHFSIGQSG is encoded by the exons ATGCACGGATCCTGTACCGGCGCCATGCCCAAGACGAATTCCAAGCTGACTATAAGCGACTCCTCAACCA CTAACTCAGAACTGCCAGCGGATGTGCAGCATCCAATAATTCTGCCCAAATCTCATCGCATAACGAAGCTCATTCTGGAACTTGAGCACCGGATTCACTTACATCCTGGTGTATCAGCGTTATTCGTGAGCGAACGCTACTGGGTATTTGGCGCACGCAACCTCATTCGAAAGATCACGCATGACTGTCTTAAATGCTTTAGACAACGTCAACACACATCTCACCAAGTCATGTCAGATCTGCCGTCTGTCCGTGTTCGGCAGGCATTTCCGTTTGCAAACACTGGCTGCGACTACGCCGGGCCAATCACCCTCAAGGTCCACAAGGGACGAAATCCACGCAAGGAAAAGGGTTACATTTGTCTATTCGTATGCCTAGCCACTTCTGCCTTGCGTTTGGAATTGGCTACAGATCTTACAACCGACACATTCTTGGCGGTACTCAGACGATTCATCTCTCGCCGCGGAAAATGCTCGCAAATGTATAGCGACAACGGGCGAAACTTCGTCGGGGCAAAAAGGGCATtaaacaaaatgcaaactCTTCTGAAGTCAGACGAACACAACAACACTGTACTGAAGGCCCTGGCAGACAAATTGCATCTTCATAGAGTCATTGGCAAGAATGACCTCACCTTTGAGAAAATGCACACTCTTCTCGCCCAAATAGAAGCTGTGGTCAACTCACGCCCACTATTCTCAACTTCGGACACTAAGGTCAACTATCTGTCACCAGCACACTTCCTCATTGGTCGTCCATACACGACAGTACCACGACAGGCAACAGACTCAAGCTATGCTGCAAGGATTCTGGAAACATGGAATATCTTACATCACTTCAGCATCGGACAAAGTGGATGA